The genomic region ATCTAGTAGTATACTGGTTATTCCATTCATACTCCCTCAGCTTTTATATCATCTAACCACGTATCGACATCAGTTATCTTATTTAAATTTTCAGAAGCTTTATCAATCACTTTATCTAAAAGTGATTGGTTAAAAAGAGGTTTATATTGTATAAACTCTAGAAGGACCAAATCAGATAAACTATCATCTTCCAGGTTTTTTTTGCCTCGCACTTTAACACCATAAGGTTTGTAAGTTTTTTTTTCGCCATTCATAATTTGTTCCTTAGTGGCTGAAACGGTAATATTACCATACTTACTCGTGCTAATGTGCAGGTTTGGATTTTTCCCACCTTCTTGATAAATCTCCCCATACAAGTAAAATTCGCTCTCGAAAAAGGTAGGGGCAATCATTTCGTAATCTGTGGTTTCATCAATGACTAAAGTTGGATGGTTTTGCATTGAATTGTTAAACTCAATTTTATATCCTTCTTTTAATGCCTTTTTTTGAAATTTATCAATAATCGATTGCCTCTTGTAATCTAAAAAATCTAAATTTCTTCTATTTTTTATTTCACTAGTAAGCCCATTGAATAGGATAACTGCGGTTATGGGCAAGAAAAATTTATGTTTTGCAGAACCCTTTTCTATATCATACGAAATATGAGGACGATTACGTTTTTCCTTTCGGTTGGGGTATAAGAAAGTTTCAATATCAGATATAAAATCTTTAATTTCATTTATATCGATATCTTTAGGAGATAGAGAATTATCTCTATTTGTCACTCTTAATTCTATGTAACCTTGCTCTTCCACTTGTTTAAACTAATGTACAAATTTAACTGTTTAAAACCATACCTATAAAAAAACATCACTAAACCCTCAAATTTAAGAATTTACATGGGAAAGAAAAACAAGTTAGAATTCCCTATTTTTGCGCCGCAATCTCTAGGTAGAATTGCTTTCTAAAATCCTTTTAATTAATTCCGGTAATTCAAATCAAAAAAATCAAGTAGCACAAATGGACAAAAATCTAAGTTAGATTAAAACTGAAATTTACGATAAATGCGCACTTGAGCTTTCACACTTTAAAACCGAAACTGAAAGCAAAGCATACAATGCCTGTCGATTTCAACTCAACGGAATGCATGTTTTGAGCCGAAATGCTAAAATTACACCCAAGAAAGCCGGGCAATTTGTGACCTTTTGGAAACGACAAAAGAATGGTCCCATTGAACCTTTTAGCGGGAATGATGCCATTGATTTTTATGTGGTCAACGTACGGACAGAAAACAAATTTGGGCAGTTTGTATTCCCCAAATCGGTACTGATAAAAAAAGGGATTCTCGCTACTGAAAATAAAGAAGGAAAACGCGCCTTTAGAGTTTATCCACATTGGGGTATGGTGAAAAGCAAACAAGCTGAAAAGACGCAAAAATGGCAACTGAATTATTTTTATGAAATAAGCAGTCTAACCAATTTGCAAAAGGTGAATCAATTGTATACTAAACCATAAAGCATTACTGGGCAAGCGTTCGCCAAACCTTTTTTTGATCTTCTTTAATTATTAGCCTAATTCCTCAGCTAATCTGAAAAATAGTATCTTTAATTTCTAATTGATAGTTATACAAGTCCGAGAGATAACACAATTCCTTCAAAATAGATCGATTACTAGAAACCATAAAGCTCTATACATCCCTTAGTCTGCAGGAAATAATAACCTAAAACCCTCAACTTTAAGAATTCACAAGAATACTTTTTTACAGAAGCTTTTCAAGAGAACTTCATTTTTAGTGTTCTGTAAAACCTGGTTTTGGATGCATTTTTAAGGGAAACAGTAATTGAAATTTAGCGTTTCAGGTTAGATTTATACTAAATAAAATACAACTTGTGGTGTTATAAGTATCCGTGTACGTGTTGCTGAAAAAGGAAAAGTTGTCTTATTGGACTACT from Zunongwangia profunda SM-A87 harbors:
- a CDS encoding MepB family protein, which codes for MYDKCALELSHFKTETESKAYNACRFQLNGMHVLSRNAKITPKKAGQFVTFWKRQKNGPIEPFSGNDAIDFYVVNVRTENKFGQFVFPKSVLIKKGILATENKEGKRAFRVYPHWGMVKSKQAEKTQKWQLNYFYEISSLTNLQKVNQLYTKP